A section of the Rhizobium sp. BG4 genome encodes:
- a CDS encoding cupin domain-containing protein — MMSGNPTAMTIRRPGGAVRSPDGIASAPFWVEALLEGSAAGENAAMRATLDPGTITNWHTHPRGQLLYALSGIGRAQRDGGPVEEIRPGDAVWFAAGEKHWHGAAEDAPFSYFSIQATDGERFVDWLEPVELPR; from the coding sequence GTGATGAGCGGCAATCCCACGGCCATGACGATCCGCCGTCCGGGAGGCGCCGTGCGCTCCCCCGATGGCATCGCATCCGCGCCTTTCTGGGTGGAGGCGCTGCTGGAAGGCAGTGCCGCCGGAGAGAATGCCGCAATGCGCGCCACGCTCGATCCCGGCACAATCACCAACTGGCACACGCATCCCCGCGGACAACTGCTCTATGCCCTCTCGGGCATAGGACGGGCGCAGCGCGATGGCGGCCCGGTCGAGGAAATCAGGCCCGGCGACGCCGTGTGGTTTGCGGCTGGCGAGAAGCACTGGCACGGCGCGGCCGAGGATGCGCCCTTCAGCTATTTCAGCATCCAAGCAACCGATGGGGAGCGCTTCGTCGACTGGCTGGAACCCGTGGAGTTACCGCGATGA
- a CDS encoding LysE family translocator: MDAVTILAFAAVSFVGIATPGPTVLLALNNGSRYGVRRAIPGMLGAVFSDFVLIGAVAVGLGALLAASEFWFSVLKYCGAAYLAFLGVMLLRSKGSLDVALAEQGGGSRSAIAIGLKSFMVAVTNPKGYLFFSAFLPQFIDPTSPQASQYLLLALVFSALDFFIMFGYAVFGSQAARFLKTSGAIWLERACGGALLALAGSLAFYRRATA, from the coding sequence ATGGACGCCGTTACAATTCTCGCCTTTGCCGCAGTTTCTTTCGTTGGGATCGCGACACCTGGGCCGACGGTCCTGCTTGCGCTCAACAACGGCTCGCGCTACGGCGTGAGGCGGGCCATTCCCGGCATGCTGGGCGCCGTGTTTTCGGATTTCGTCCTGATCGGGGCGGTTGCCGTTGGTCTCGGCGCTTTGCTTGCCGCGTCGGAATTCTGGTTCTCCGTGCTGAAATATTGCGGCGCGGCCTATCTCGCCTTTCTCGGCGTCATGCTGCTGCGATCGAAGGGATCTCTCGATGTCGCGCTCGCGGAGCAGGGCGGCGGATCCCGGTCAGCGATTGCTATCGGGCTGAAGAGCTTCATGGTGGCTGTTACCAATCCGAAGGGCTACCTGTTCTTTTCCGCCTTTCTGCCGCAGTTTATCGATCCCACATCGCCACAGGCATCACAGTACCTGCTGCTTGCGCTCGTCTTCTCCGCGCTCGATTTCTTCATCATGTTCGGCTACGCGGTGTTCGGTTCGCAAGCGGCGCGCTTTCTCAAGACGAGCGGTGCCATATGGCTTGAGCGCGCCTGCGGGGGCGCGCTCCTGGCTCTTGCGGGCTCGCTCGCCTTTTACCGCCGGGCAACCGCCTGA
- a CDS encoding DUF4865 family protein → MIAMQYSFTLPADYDMGIIDRRMRERGPGTDGFPHLAFKAYLSARRGEFGGQENLYAPFYLWDQPEGASNFITGPGFQALTQSFGRPGIEQWMVWHAETVADLCNAKFATAERLPIEPHADLAALRAEETERARQTGRKRDALASISGFEARSWSLVRFMLYADMPLISGDGQIYRVGHMSLPAAVQAVARR, encoded by the coding sequence ATGATCGCCATGCAATACAGCTTCACCCTGCCTGCCGATTACGACATGGGCATCATCGACCGCCGCATGCGCGAACGCGGCCCGGGCACCGACGGCTTTCCGCATCTCGCCTTCAAGGCCTATCTCAGCGCCAGGAGAGGCGAATTCGGCGGCCAGGAAAACCTCTACGCCCCCTTCTACCTCTGGGACCAGCCGGAGGGCGCGAGCAACTTCATCACCGGCCCGGGCTTCCAGGCGCTGACGCAATCTTTCGGCCGGCCAGGCATCGAGCAATGGATGGTGTGGCACGCCGAAACGGTGGCTGATCTCTGCAATGCCAAGTTCGCGACCGCCGAGCGTCTCCCGATCGAGCCGCACGCCGATCTCGCGGCTCTGCGCGCGGAAGAAACCGAGCGGGCAAGGCAGACGGGACGCAAACGTGACGCCCTCGCCTCGATCTCCGGCTTCGAAGCCAGATCGTGGTCGCTCGTCCGCTTCATGCTCTACGCGGATATGCCGCTGATATCAGGCGACGGCCAGATCTACCGCGTCGGGCACATGTCGCTGCCAGCTGCCGTTCAGGCGGTTGCCCGGCGGTAA
- a CDS encoding tautomerase family protein has product MPFVRISLLKGKSPEYLRALSDGIHRALVEAFDVPPADRFHEIQQHEPGELIFDRNYLAGPRSDDFVVFAIRAGRPRSTETRKAFFKRAAELLSEAPGLRKEDIMITIVSSQPDEWSFGDGVAQMADDNWRARAMGEP; this is encoded by the coding sequence ATGCCCTTCGTTCGCATTTCTCTCCTCAAAGGCAAGTCGCCGGAATATCTGCGCGCCCTCTCCGATGGCATCCACCGCGCCCTCGTCGAGGCTTTCGACGTGCCCCCGGCCGATCGGTTCCATGAGATCCAGCAGCATGAACCCGGCGAGCTGATCTTCGACCGCAACTATCTGGCCGGACCCCGCTCCGACGATTTCGTGGTTTTTGCCATCCGCGCCGGACGCCCGCGCAGCACGGAGACGCGCAAGGCCTTCTTCAAGCGCGCCGCCGAACTGCTGAGCGAGGCGCCGGGCCTGCGCAAGGAAGACATCATGATCACCATCGTCAGCTCGCAGCCCGACGAATGGTCCTTCGGCGACGGCGTGGCGCAGATGGCCGACGACAACTGGCGTGCCCGCGCCATGGGAGAGCCGTGA
- a CDS encoding LysR substrate-binding domain-containing protein, producing MRKTNFDLDVLRTFVTGMELGNFAKASERLGRSTSAVSAQLKKLEEQAGTPIFRKSGRGLALTDAGETMLAYSRRLLELNDEAVAAIQSVELEGWVRLGLQEDFGETVLPEVLGRFARAHPKVRIEARVVRNAELIERVTTGKLDLALAWSNGNATAHCEMVGEVPMLWVGPASGPQGWTVESGEPLPLASLEAPCLLRTAAIDALDRANIPWRLSFVSPSLGGLWAATAAGLGITIRTPLGLPAKVKPVSPDAAGLPALPSLGLMMHRAEADPDAATARLSSIVLQAAQEALAGLSPQPMLMRA from the coding sequence ATGCGCAAGACAAATTTCGATCTGGATGTTCTCCGCACCTTTGTGACCGGCATGGAGCTCGGCAATTTCGCCAAGGCGTCCGAGCGTCTCGGCCGCTCGACATCGGCCGTCAGCGCGCAATTGAAGAAACTGGAGGAGCAGGCGGGAACGCCGATCTTCCGCAAGTCCGGCCGCGGGCTGGCGCTGACCGATGCCGGGGAGACGATGCTTGCCTATTCCCGGCGGCTTCTGGAGCTCAACGATGAGGCGGTGGCGGCGATCCAGAGCGTCGAGCTCGAAGGCTGGGTGCGGCTCGGGCTGCAGGAGGATTTCGGCGAGACCGTCTTGCCGGAGGTGCTTGGCCGTTTTGCCAGGGCGCATCCGAAAGTCCGGATCGAGGCGCGCGTGGTGCGCAATGCCGAACTGATCGAGCGGGTGACGACCGGCAAGCTCGATCTGGCGCTTGCCTGGAGCAACGGCAATGCGACGGCGCATTGCGAGATGGTGGGCGAGGTGCCGATGCTGTGGGTCGGACCGGCTTCGGGGCCGCAGGGCTGGACAGTCGAAAGCGGCGAGCCGCTGCCGCTGGCTTCGCTCGAAGCGCCCTGCCTGCTGAGGACCGCGGCAATCGATGCGCTCGACCGGGCCAACATTCCCTGGCGGCTTTCCTTCGTCAGCCCAAGCCTCGGCGGCCTCTGGGCGGCGACGGCGGCGGGGCTCGGCATCACCATCCGCACGCCGCTCGGTCTCCCTGCCAAGGTCAAGCCGGTTTCGCCTGACGCTGCCGGTTTGCCCGCTCTGCCGTCGCTCGGCTTGATGATGCATCGCGCCGAGGCGGATCCGGATGCGGCAACCGCGCGGCTGTCATCGATCGTGCTGCAGGCAGCACAGGAAGCGCTTGCCGGTCTTTCGCCGCAACCGATGTTGATGCGGGCCTAG